GCTTCTGCAGCATCCAGCATTTCCATCAAACCGGCCAATTTCTCATCAGGATGTTGTTTCAAAAGGCTGTTGACGGCGGTTTGTAATTTTTTCAGCGCATGATTCAATGCTGTTTCAGCTTCGCACAGATGTTTGATTTTGGATTCGGAAAATGTTTTGGCAGTTTGCGCCAATGCGGTTTCAACTTCGGCACACATCTGCTGAACGTTTTGATCCGATGCAATGCCCTGTTTTTGCAGGTGTTTGCTGTATGCATCCAATACATGACGGACAGCCTGATGGCGGCAGTCAAGCGCGATGCGCAAAGAGACAAAAGATTCGCGACAGTCTTTTTTACGGTCTTTCAACTGTTGTTTGAAATACAATAAGATGGCGGCGATTGATACGAAGATAAGTCCAAGACTAATAATGCCCATAGTGAGTTCCCTAATTATGATGCCACTCATATCGGTGGCTGATTTTATTAACATCGATTATAATCCAATTTCAATATTTTTCCCAATTTTCATAAAAAGGCCGTCTGAAATTCAGACGGCCTGAAATTTATATTTTTATTTCAATGCTTTGACTTGATGTCGATAACCCACACTTCTGATTGCGAACCCAAACGAAGGGGAATGCCCCAGAAGCCGTAGCCCGAAGTGGTGAAGAAATGGCCGTTGCCGATCGCCTCATAACCGTAAGCAAGACGATAAAGCGTACGGACAATAAGGTTGGCAGGGGCAACTTGGCCGTTGTGGACATGGCCGGAAACCTGCACATCTATCGGCAGCCGGGCATGGGTTTCGATTGAAGTAGGACGGTGATCCATCAATAAAACCGGTAATTGGGTATTTTGACCTTCCAAAAGCTGCTCCACACTAGGACGCTTGCGATCCAAATCATCGCTCCGCCCTACCAGCAACACACCATTCACTTCCAAAACCTGATTGGCCAAAACCGTCAAACCTGCCGCTTCCAATTCATACTTGATACGCTTCTGATCGCGGAACCAGTCATGATTGCCCAAAGTGGCATAAACGCCCATCGGCGCAGCCAGCTTCTGCAAATGCGGTTTCATGTTTTCTTTCAAGTACGCATCGACGGTATCGTCCATCAAATCGCCCGGCAGCAACACCATATCGACTTGTTCCTGCTTCATAATGTCCGTCAGCTTGTCCAATTGACGTGCGCCGAACAAAATCCCCAAATGCAAATCACTGGCCACGCCGATACGCAGCAGCTTATCCATTTTCTTATTGATGAATACGGTTTGATGGCGGACCACGGGCGTATAGGCGTTATACATCCCCAAACCGAGCAAACCGGCCACAAACAAAGGCGCAAACAGCCGCAGGCTTCGAGAAAGCGGTTGGCGTGCCACAAAACGGCGCAGCAAAAGATACAGGATAAATGTCACCAACGCGGCATACATCACAAACAGCAAGATTACCATCCAAAACGCCACCACGCGGAACATCATATGCCCCAACTCCAGCAGCAAGCCGACCAACAAGCCGTTTGTAATGAAATAGGAAATACCCATCAGCCAACGCCTGCCGACTTTGCCAATCCAAGGCGCAAACAGCCATTGCAGCGAACGCCCAAGCCCGAATGTAAACACTTGCAACAGAATGACGCTCACAAAAAACATCTTGCCAAACATGCCTTTCCGCCCTAAAAAATCAAAAGGCAGATTTTAGGCCGTCTGAAACTTTCAGTGTATAATCCCTCGCGTAAAAACCCATAATATTTTGAAAGGAATCATCATGAGCCAACCTCAATCAGCTATTATTCCTGATCACGCACAAGCCGGTATTTTTATCGAAGCAGACATTTCAGACGGCCGCAACGAAGACATCAAATCTGCCTGCCGCCTTTCTTTGGAATCCTTGGCCAAACTGAAAACCCGTTTTCCGAATGATATTTTGGGTTTGACCATTGCCTTCGGCAGCCGCGCATGGCAATCGTTCGGCCATACTGACGAAGGCAGCGAAATCAAACCTTTCCCAGAATTGGGCAACGGCCTCGCCCCTTCCACCCAACACGATCTCTATATCCACATTCAAGCCACCGAGCAAAAAGCCGCCTATGCCTTGGCACAATCCGTATTAAGCGCATTCGGCGACAGCATCCGCGTAGCCACTGAAGAACACGGTCTGCGCCTGTATGAAGACCGCGGCTTGGATGGTTTTGTCGATGGTACGGAAAATCCGCAGGGCGATGACAATGTGCGCAATGTCGCCATTATTCCCGAAGGCAAGCCCGATGCTGGCGGCAGCTATGTTTTGCTGCAAAAATACCTGCACGATTTGAAAAAATGGGATGCCGTTCCTACTGCCGAACAAGAAGCCAGCGTGGGCCGCAGCAAAGAAACCAATGATGAATTCAGCGAAGATGTACGCCTGCCCGACTCCCATCTCGGCCGCGTCAATGTCAAAGAAAACGGCGTTGGCTTGAAAATTGTCCGCCGTAGCCTACCCTTCGGCAAACTCAGCGGCGAACATGGTTTGATGTTCACTTCCTATTGCAACACGCTGCACAATATTGAAGTTCAACTGCTCAATATGTTCGGCGATGCAGACGGCAAAACCGACTTACTGCTGAAATATTTGTCTAAAGCCGTATCAGGTGCTTACTACTACGCGCCTTCTGTCGAGCGTTTGCAAAATCTTTAACGGCTCACAGGCCGTCTGAAAAAACCTGCCTTTTCAAAGGCAGGTTTTTGTTATTCAAATCCCATTAATATTTTTATGGTATTATCATAGAAATTTATCCTATCATTGCTTAATAAACCCAGATTACAGACAACGATAAAAACCAATACGCCCAAGCAGCTATTTTCGATAAAATAAACCCAATTATTATCCCTATAAAATTACGACACCATGTATAAATCCCGCCTTCTTCCCCTGCCCGTATTGATTCTCTCCGCGCTGAACGCCTATGCGGCCAATACGCCGAATCCGCTCGATCAAATCGATAAAAACGTACCCAACCAATTCGACAAAGACTTCCGCGACAACCTTGATCAGATCCATTCGGTTGAAATCCAAAAACGCGAGCAGTCGGCATGGGATTTACAGAAAAAACAAGATAACGACGCGGTTAAACAAGAGAGGCCGTCTGAAAACAATACCGAATGCTTGGATTACACGGGTATTGAGCTTTCCGGCATTACACTCATCGATTCCAAAAAGATTGAAGCCAAGCTCCCCAAATGCGTCAATCAAAACAGCATCAACCAACTGAACCGGGACATCGTTGCCGAGTATATCGCTCAAGGCTATCCGCATACGCAAATCAAATTTGAAACCACGCCCGAGCGTGTTTTGAAATTGGCCGTCATCGAAGGCAAAATCCGTGAGATTACCGGCGGCTCCCGTACAGTTAACGTCGACACCCTCTTCCCCAATCATCAAGGCAAACCGCTGAACATCCAATACCTCGACCAAGGTATCGAACAGGCAAACCATGTTGTCGGCAACAACGTCAGCATCGATGTTTATCCGCATGATGACGGCACCGCCTCCATCCAACTCAACAACGATGCCGAAAAACATTGGGGCGGCAGCATTACCATCGATAATAAAGGCAGCAAACCCAATACCACGACACTGCGCGGCAGCCTGAATATCGGCAGCCCGTTGGGATTGAGCGACTCCCTTTATCTAAACGGCTACACCAATCTAAACAACCACGACAGCCATTACAGTCGAGGCGGCAGCCTGTTCTACCAAGTTCCTTATGGCGCATGGACATTCAGCACTTACGCTGCCGCGTCGCAATCGCAAAGCATCCTAACGCCCAGCGTAACGCGCTACGCCTACCGCTCCCAATCCAAAGCGGCAGGAATCAAAGCAGACCGTGTATTCTCACGCAGTCAAAAACACATTGCCTCCGCCTATGCCGGCATCGATTATGTGAAACAGACTGCAAAATTTGCCGACAGCAAACTGGAATTGCAAAGCCCTGAAATCTATTCGGCACAAGTCGGCCTGTCGCATACAGCCATCCTGCCAAACGGCATTTGGCTCAACAATATCGGCGTAGAACAAGGGTTTGCGAAAAATACCGAACATACGCCGTTCGACAAGCGCTATACCTCTGTATCCTTGCAAAGCAATTTGATTCAAAACCGTCCATTGGGTAAATGGATCGTGCGCAACCATCACCAAATCGATGCCCAATATAGCCCGCATGATTTGTTTGCCACCAAAGAAATGGACATCGTCGGTTATCAAAATGTACGCGGTTTCCGTTCGACTTCTGTGAGCGCAAACAGCGCAGTCCTGTTGAGCAATACCGTTTATTTCCGCCGCAATACGCCCCACGGTATCTATATCGAGCCTTATCTGGGTGCAGACATCGGCGTTGCCAAAAACAATAACGAAGGTTCGCAACGCACCATGGGTGTGGTTGCAGGTTTGAATTTGGGCAAGGCGGACAAATGGCAATTTTCTGCCGACTATGGCAAAGGTTTTGCGCGCATACCCAACCAATCAAACAGCGAAATACAGGATCATGTGACTGTTTCTTTGCGCATTCCATTTTAAAGTTATGTAAATATATATCCTTTTATCCAATATATAAACCGCCCATCTTAACATTATTAATTTTTCATTAATATCAATAAGATGGGTAGTTTATATTTGCATTTGAAATAGTGCACACAAGGCCTTACTGGTGGTATGATTGTAAAAAATTTTATAACAATGTTAATACATTCAAAATTTCCTCAGCAGAAATCCCATACCCGATATGGGATTTCTGATTCAATCTCCATCACGATAAATAAGGATTAAAATCCATGAAAATCGACACTTTATATCAGCCTAAGCTCTCAGCTTCCGGCAAAGTAACTGTCGCCGTGTGCTTTGCATTCCTGGGAAATGCAGCGGTAGCGGCCAACATCGAAGCCATCGGCCAAACTTCGGTACAGCAGCAGCACAATGTTGACATCGTCAACATTGCCGCACCGACGGCCCAAGGTCTTTCTCACAACCAATATAACAAGTACAACGTTTCCCAACACGGCGCCGTTTTGAATAACGCCCTGTCTGCCGGTAAATCCCAACTGGCCGGAAACCTGTCTGCCAACAAAAACTTCCAAGGTCAGGCCGCATCTGTGATCTTGAACGAAGTGGTCAGCAAAAACCCTTCTCTGATCTTAGGTCAGCAAGAGATCTTCGGTATTGCCGCAGACTATGTTTTGGCAAACCCTAACGGCATTACCCACAACGGCGGCAGCATCCTGAATGCCAACCGCGCATCCTTGGTTGTCGGTACGCCAACCGTTTCAGACGGCGCGTTGAAATCTTTCAATATCAGCGACAATGGCAAACAATTGCAAGTAAACGGCAATTTGAGCGGCAACCGCGTAGTTGACCTGCTCGCGCCGCAAGTTGTAGTCGGCAAATCAGCCAACGTTAATGCCGCCGATGCCATCAACGTTTCTTCAGGCAAAAGCAACTTCGACTACAAAACCGCACAAATCGAAGCATTGGACGCTGCTTCAAATGCGCCGGTGCTTGACGGTCATATCTTCGGCAGTATGCGCGCCGGTACCATCCGCATCCACGCGACCGACAAACGCGCCAAACAAAACATTCAAAATGCCGCCATTACCGGCACCCGCTACCTGAATATCGACAGCAAAGGCAACCTGAGCATCCAGTCTGCCAATCTGACCGGCGCACAAATGGAATTGTTTGCCCGCGATACCGATATCAAAGGCACGGTTACCAGCCATTCTGCCAACAAATCTTCCAGCGGCAAAGAGGCAAAAAATGTTCAGCACTTCCGTTCGGACCGCAACAAAACGGAAACCTTTACCGCCAGCAATATCAATGCATCCGAGTCATTGACTTTGAACAACAGCGGCAGCCTCAACCTGATCGCTGCCAACATCAATGCCGGCGCGCTGACTGCTTCTGCTACAGGCAATATCAATTCTAACGCGGTAAAAACAACCAACCGTACAGAATCCGACCACACTCAAAGCAAAGGCCTTTGGTACAACAACAACCTGAGCTCCTCTACTGACGAAAGCCTGCATCAAACCAAAATCAATGC
This region of Neisseria subflava genomic DNA includes:
- a CDS encoding ShlB/FhaC/HecB family hemolysin secretion/activation protein, which encodes MYKSRLLPLPVLILSALNAYAANTPNPLDQIDKNVPNQFDKDFRDNLDQIHSVEIQKREQSAWDLQKKQDNDAVKQERPSENNTECLDYTGIELSGITLIDSKKIEAKLPKCVNQNSINQLNRDIVAEYIAQGYPHTQIKFETTPERVLKLAVIEGKIREITGGSRTVNVDTLFPNHQGKPLNIQYLDQGIEQANHVVGNNVSIDVYPHDDGTASIQLNNDAEKHWGGSITIDNKGSKPNTTTLRGSLNIGSPLGLSDSLYLNGYTNLNNHDSHYSRGGSLFYQVPYGAWTFSTYAAASQSQSILTPSVTRYAYRSQSKAAGIKADRVFSRSQKHIASAYAGIDYVKQTAKFADSKLELQSPEIYSAQVGLSHTAILPNGIWLNNIGVEQGFAKNTEHTPFDKRYTSVSLQSNLIQNRPLGKWIVRNHHQIDAQYSPHDLFATKEMDIVGYQNVRGFRSTSVSANSAVLLSNTVYFRRNTPHGIYIEPYLGADIGVAKNNNEGSQRTMGVVAGLNLGKADKWQFSADYGKGFARIPNQSNSEIQDHVTVSLRIPF
- a CDS encoding Dyp-type peroxidase, which gives rise to MSQPQSAIIPDHAQAGIFIEADISDGRNEDIKSACRLSLESLAKLKTRFPNDILGLTIAFGSRAWQSFGHTDEGSEIKPFPELGNGLAPSTQHDLYIHIQATEQKAAYALAQSVLSAFGDSIRVATEEHGLRLYEDRGLDGFVDGTENPQGDDNVRNVAIIPEGKPDAGGSYVLLQKYLHDLKKWDAVPTAEQEASVGRSKETNDEFSEDVRLPDSHLGRVNVKENGVGLKIVRRSLPFGKLSGEHGLMFTSYCNTLHNIEVQLLNMFGDADGKTDLLLKYLSKAVSGAYYYAPSVERLQNL
- a CDS encoding LemA family protein — its product is MGIISLGLIFVSIAAILLYFKQQLKDRKKDCRESFVSLRIALDCRHQAVRHVLDAYSKHLQKQGIASDQNVQQMCAEVETALAQTAKTFSESKIKHLCEAETALNHALKKLQTAVNSLLKQHPDEKLAGLMEMLDAAEAEVASARRAYNRRAGSYNHHLNKLPNRLVAKPLGFDKQARLVRFTENQTQRMSSNMLA
- a CDS encoding metallophosphoesterase → MFGKMFFVSVILLQVFTFGLGRSLQWLFAPWIGKVGRRWLMGISYFITNGLLVGLLLELGHMMFRVVAFWMVILLFVMYAALVTFILYLLLRRFVARQPLSRSLRLFAPLFVAGLLGLGMYNAYTPVVRHQTVFINKKMDKLLRIGVASDLHLGILFGARQLDKLTDIMKQEQVDMVLLPGDLMDDTVDAYLKENMKPHLQKLAAPMGVYATLGNHDWFRDQKRIKYELEAAGLTVLANQVLEVNGVLLVGRSDDLDRKRPSVEQLLEGQNTQLPVLLMDHRPTSIETHARLPIDVQVSGHVHNGQVAPANLIVRTLYRLAYGYEAIGNGHFFTTSGYGFWGIPLRLGSQSEVWVIDIKSKH